The Latilactobacillus sakei subsp. sakei DSM 20017 = JCM 1157 genome includes a window with the following:
- a CDS encoding LCP family protein: MKKLKIVLGVIGVILVIGGGFYKIKENQAIRAIKTQNKQVSNRINQDKPISFLLLGADTGSDGRVDRGLSDSMMVVTLNPKTKKTLVYSIPRDSLAEMVGSKTKNVQKINAAYELGQAKMAKKTVSEFIGVPIDYSVTIDMGALKELVDFVDGVDVKTNIDVSFDGQTIKKGRHHLNGKQALVYTRMRYQDPRGDYGRQLRQQEVLRGVADKIQKPQYLVHLSGLMTKLGKHISTDLTADQTKTLIENYHQCGTDITSGQIIGKEAWINGSSYQVIATDKLQATSNKLRESLGLQTKTLSNTETELNQLNTAFFKDNTNKTFNTDGLNTTYYSDNTY; encoded by the coding sequence TTGAAGAAGTTAAAGATTGTACTAGGGGTTATCGGGGTTATTTTAGTAATTGGTGGGGGTTTTTACAAAATAAAAGAAAACCAAGCAATTCGTGCGATTAAAACCCAAAACAAACAGGTATCCAATCGGATTAATCAGGACAAACCTATCTCATTTTTATTATTAGGGGCTGATACGGGTTCTGATGGGCGTGTCGATCGCGGCCTCTCGGATTCGATGATGGTGGTTACGTTAAATCCTAAAACTAAGAAAACCTTGGTTTATTCAATTCCGCGGGATTCGCTCGCCGAAATGGTTGGCAGCAAGACTAAGAATGTTCAAAAAATTAACGCGGCCTATGAATTAGGACAAGCGAAGATGGCTAAAAAAACCGTCAGTGAATTTATCGGTGTGCCAATCGATTATTCGGTCACGATTGATATGGGCGCGCTCAAAGAACTGGTTGATTTCGTCGATGGTGTTGATGTTAAAACAAATATCGATGTGAGTTTCGATGGGCAGACAATCAAAAAGGGCCGCCACCATTTAAATGGCAAGCAGGCCCTAGTTTATACACGGATGAGATACCAAGATCCCCGTGGTGATTATGGTCGTCAGTTGCGCCAACAAGAAGTCTTGCGCGGGGTCGCTGATAAGATTCAAAAGCCCCAATACTTGGTCCATTTATCAGGTTTAATGACAAAATTAGGCAAGCACATCAGTACGGATTTAACGGCTGATCAAACGAAAACGTTAATTGAAAATTACCATCAATGTGGGACCGACATTACGAGTGGTCAAATCATTGGGAAAGAAGCCTGGATTAACGGGAGTTCTTATCAAGTGATTGCGACCGATAAATTGCAAGCAACGTCTAACAAACTTCGTGAGAGTCTCGGGTTACAAACCAAAACGTTAAGTAACACAGAGACTGAATTGAATCAATTAAACACGGCGTTCTTTAAAGACAATACTAATAAGACGTTTAATACTGATGGCTTAAATACGACTTATTATTCAGATAATACGTATTAG
- a CDS encoding 6-phospho-beta-glucosidase — protein sequence MDKQEFPQDFMWGGAVAAHQLEGAYQAGGKGLSIADVMTLGSHGVPRKITDGVVDGEYYPNHNGIDFYHRYKEDVKLFAEMGFKCFRTSIAWTRIFPNGDEAEPNEAGLQFYDDLFDECLKYDIQPVVTLSHFEMPYHLVQQYGGWRDRKLIDFFTNFATVCFKRYQHKVKYWMTFNEINNQTNYEDGGSAYTDSGLLFKPGEDKEKGMYQAAHYELVASAKAVQIGHQINPDFEIGSMIAMCPIYPLTSKPADILFAQRAMQTRLWFSDVHANGFYPQWLLNHFDRKQFNLDMTTEDMVILKAGKVDYIGFSYYMSFAVQDTGKLEYHEDQDRVANPYVEASEWGWQVDPIGLRYALNWFTDRYHLPLFIVENGLGAIDEKTADNQIHDDYRINYLHDHILQMKKAVLEDGVQLLGYTPWGCIDLVAASTGQMSKRYGFIYVDVDDYGQGTGNRYRKDSFYWYRDMIATNGAEIN from the coding sequence ATGGACAAGCAAGAATTTCCGCAAGACTTTATGTGGGGTGGCGCAGTTGCGGCCCATCAATTAGAAGGTGCCTATCAAGCTGGGGGCAAGGGTCTCAGTATTGCTGATGTAATGACACTGGGAAGTCACGGTGTGCCTCGAAAAATAACCGACGGTGTGGTTGACGGTGAATACTATCCTAACCACAACGGCATCGATTTTTATCATCGGTACAAGGAAGATGTTAAATTATTTGCTGAAATGGGTTTTAAATGTTTCCGAACATCAATTGCGTGGACGCGGATTTTTCCAAATGGGGATGAAGCAGAACCCAATGAAGCTGGGTTGCAATTTTACGATGATCTTTTTGACGAATGCTTGAAATACGACATTCAACCAGTGGTCACCCTATCCCATTTTGAAATGCCATATCATTTAGTACAGCAATATGGTGGTTGGCGCGATAGAAAATTAATTGATTTCTTTACCAATTTTGCGACGGTTTGTTTCAAACGGTATCAACATAAGGTTAAATACTGGATGACGTTTAATGAAATCAATAACCAAACGAATTACGAAGATGGTGGCTCAGCCTACACGGATTCTGGTTTATTATTTAAACCAGGTGAAGATAAGGAAAAAGGGATGTACCAAGCGGCTCATTATGAATTGGTAGCGAGTGCCAAAGCGGTTCAAATTGGCCATCAAATCAACCCGGATTTCGAAATTGGTAGCATGATTGCGATGTGCCCAATTTATCCACTGACATCTAAACCGGCAGATATTTTATTTGCACAAAGAGCGATGCAAACACGCCTTTGGTTCTCCGATGTCCATGCGAACGGCTTTTATCCACAGTGGTTATTAAATCATTTTGACCGCAAACAATTTAACCTGGATATGACAACAGAAGACATGGTCATTTTGAAGGCCGGGAAAGTTGATTATATTGGCTTTAGTTACTACATGTCCTTCGCGGTTCAAGATACCGGCAAACTAGAATACCACGAAGATCAGGATCGGGTTGCTAATCCGTATGTTGAGGCGAGTGAATGGGGCTGGCAAGTCGATCCAATCGGCTTACGCTACGCACTGAACTGGTTTACAGATCGCTATCACTTACCATTATTTATTGTTGAAAATGGCTTAGGCGCAATCGATGAAAAGACGGCGGATAATCAGATTCATGATGATTATCGGATTAATTACCTACACGACCATATTTTACAGATGAAAAAGGCCGTCTTAGAAGATGGTGTTCAGTTATTGGGTTATACCCCTTGGGGCTGTATTGATTTAGTAGCTGCCAGCACGGGCCAAATGTCTAAACGGTACGGCTTTATCTATGTTGATGTTGACGATTACGGACAAGGCACTGGCAATCGGTATCGTAAGGATTCGTTTTACTGGTACCGCGATATGATTGCGACGAATGGTGCGGAAATTAATTAA
- a CDS encoding ROK family protein: MTNFVGIDIGGTTIKVGLVNQEGQIVRKEAFETPQDQTTLIAKLVQIIQDFQQTTPIAGVGVSVPGVVQADGFLTTAGAVKCLTGVDLKGLLTEKLNLPVAVENDANAAAIAEQWLGAAKGVTNYLSLVLGTGVGGALVINNQIYRGAHARSGEFGWMLVEDDEIDVEMGSLNFRGATVIGLLRRYNQFSADQLTDARIIFERAAQHEVLAQNVLTSYYHSLAKGIINLMVAFDPEKVIIGGGISANETFMTQLNAEIQNVQSVHNSIKDLALPTVVAADLKNEAGIIGAVYQVMQKR; the protein is encoded by the coding sequence ATGACAAATTTTGTTGGGATTGATATTGGCGGCACAACGATTAAAGTTGGGTTAGTCAATCAAGAAGGCCAAATCGTACGTAAAGAAGCATTTGAAACACCCCAAGACCAAACGACGTTAATTGCTAAATTAGTGCAGATCATTCAGGATTTTCAACAAACAACGCCGATTGCAGGTGTCGGGGTTAGTGTGCCAGGTGTGGTTCAAGCAGACGGTTTTCTGACGACAGCTGGCGCCGTTAAATGCTTAACCGGTGTCGATTTGAAAGGTCTACTGACTGAAAAATTGAATCTACCCGTGGCTGTTGAAAATGATGCGAATGCAGCTGCAATTGCGGAACAATGGTTGGGTGCCGCTAAAGGTGTTACCAACTACCTAAGTTTGGTACTGGGTACCGGTGTTGGTGGCGCGTTAGTCATCAATAACCAAATCTATCGTGGGGCGCATGCGCGCTCAGGTGAATTTGGGTGGATGCTCGTTGAAGATGACGAGATTGATGTTGAAATGGGTTCCTTGAACTTCAGAGGTGCCACTGTCATTGGCTTATTGCGGCGTTATAACCAATTCAGTGCTGATCAGCTGACTGATGCTCGGATTATTTTTGAACGGGCGGCGCAACATGAAGTCCTCGCACAAAATGTGTTAACGAGTTACTACCACAGCTTGGCGAAGGGAATTATTAATTTGATGGTTGCTTTCGATCCTGAAAAGGTGATTATTGGCGGTGGCATTAGTGCCAACGAAACGTTTATGACGCAACTCAATGCTGAAATTCAAAACGTGCAAAGTGTTCATAATAGTATTAAAGACCTTGCGTTACCGACAGTCGTGGCGGCCGATTTAAAAAATGAAGCCGGTATTATCGGAGCGGTTTACCAAGTGATGCAGAAGCGCTAA
- a CDS encoding MurR/RpiR family transcriptional regulator produces the protein MAFFGYKDMDKLSDVDLAIYRYIVSHDEKVPYMRVRELAAGACVSNSSVMRFIRKIGYDSFPEFKVSLKSELKTGEQPSDELPLVTMEAFSDDLLRLIKIVGGILLEADNIFLVGMGASGAIAEYASRQLSALCFNSSAVKDPYYPLSSQLKNTTNNVIITLSVSGKTPELIEMLNNFVNDPDTTLVTITGNLESPLARMGRYALTYNIEESRIHQYYDMTSQVPCVYIIEAILRQLRQQVALNN, from the coding sequence ATGGCTTTTTTTGGCTATAAGGATATGGATAAGTTATCAGATGTAGATTTAGCAATTTACCGGTATATTGTTAGTCATGATGAGAAGGTCCCGTATATGCGAGTTAGGGAACTGGCTGCGGGTGCCTGCGTGTCGAATTCGTCAGTCATGCGGTTTATTCGGAAAATTGGTTACGATAGTTTTCCGGAGTTTAAGGTGTCTTTAAAGAGTGAATTAAAAACAGGTGAACAACCAAGCGATGAGCTTCCATTGGTAACGATGGAGGCTTTTTCCGATGACTTGCTTCGACTGATTAAGATTGTTGGTGGGATTTTATTGGAGGCTGACAATATTTTCTTAGTGGGGATGGGCGCATCTGGGGCGATTGCGGAGTACGCATCACGGCAATTATCGGCACTGTGTTTTAACAGTAGTGCAGTCAAAGATCCCTATTACCCGCTGTCTTCACAACTAAAAAATACGACCAATAACGTGATTATTACGTTGTCTGTTTCCGGGAAAACGCCGGAATTAATTGAAATGCTCAATAATTTTGTCAATGATCCAGATACAACACTGGTGACGATTACGGGTAATTTAGAGAGTCCTTTAGCGCGGATGGGACGGTACGCACTGACTTATAATATTGAAGAATCGCGGATTCACCAATATTATGACATGACCAGTCAGGTGCCGTGTGTCTATATTATTGAAGCCATTTTGCGCCAATTACGACAACAAGTTGCGTTAAACAATTAA
- a CDS encoding PTS sugar transporter subunit IIC, with the protein MDKFNSFMERTIVPFATKLNEQRHVAAVRDAFMYTFPITMAASLVILINNLIFSKSGFIAQILFLPKFFPNLEKAQQLFTSVTNGTMNILSIFIAYLVARNLAKHFKSDDMLIGMTGIAAFMILYTPAVVKDGVSYLPTTYLGAQGLFVAMICGMIVGEFLPKLFNIKKLRIKMPEMVPPAVARSFNGLIPIVIMIMIFAMANFFISLIAPQGINEIIYKTIQTPLRHIGVNIFGIMIIAVVQNVLWLVGIHGPNTLNALRSIMFTEADLANQTFINSHGTAWGVPYRETWGILNDVFANMGGSGMTLGLIIAIFIASRRKDYREIAKLALVPGLFNINEPLIFGLPIVLNPILAIPFVLTPVINILVGYTVTVIFNWIPTPAFGLTWTTPGPLMPFLGTGGNWLALIIGFLCLGISVLTYLPFVIAANKVALNNAQK; encoded by the coding sequence ATGGATAAGTTTAATAGTTTTATGGAACGCACCATCGTCCCGTTTGCGACTAAATTAAATGAACAGCGACATGTCGCGGCGGTTCGTGATGCATTTATGTATACATTTCCGATTACGATGGCAGCATCGCTCGTTATTTTAATAAATAACTTAATTTTTTCTAAGAGTGGTTTTATCGCTCAGATTTTATTCTTACCAAAATTCTTTCCAAATCTGGAAAAAGCACAGCAATTATTCACATCAGTTACCAATGGGACTATGAATATTCTCTCTATTTTTATCGCATACTTAGTGGCTCGAAACCTAGCAAAACACTTCAAGTCAGATGATATGTTAATCGGGATGACCGGGATTGCGGCCTTCATGATTTTATACACACCAGCTGTTGTCAAAGACGGTGTTTCATATCTACCAACGACGTATTTAGGCGCACAAGGCTTATTCGTCGCAATGATTTGTGGGATGATCGTCGGTGAATTCTTACCTAAATTATTCAATATCAAAAAGTTGAGAATTAAGATGCCAGAAATGGTACCACCTGCAGTGGCCCGTTCTTTCAACGGTTTAATTCCAATTGTTATCATGATTATGATTTTTGCGATGGCTAACTTCTTCATTTCATTAATCGCACCACAAGGCATCAACGAAATTATCTATAAAACGATTCAAACCCCATTGCGCCATATCGGGGTTAACATCTTCGGGATTATGATTATCGCCGTTGTTCAAAATGTACTTTGGTTAGTCGGGATTCACGGCCCTAATACATTGAATGCTTTACGGTCAATTATGTTTACGGAAGCTGATTTAGCTAACCAAACATTCATTAATAGTCACGGGACTGCCTGGGGCGTTCCTTACCGCGAAACTTGGGGTATTTTGAATGACGTCTTCGCCAATATGGGTGGTAGTGGGATGACACTTGGTTTAATCATCGCCATCTTTATTGCATCACGGCGTAAAGATTACCGTGAAATTGCAAAATTAGCCCTAGTTCCTGGTTTGTTCAATATTAATGAACCATTGATCTTCGGTTTACCAATTGTTTTGAATCCTATTTTGGCGATTCCATTTGTTTTAACACCTGTGATTAACATTTTAGTTGGGTACACAGTGACCGTTATCTTTAATTGGATTCCAACGCCTGCCTTTGGGTTAACGTGGACCACGCCTGGGCCATTGATGCCATTCTTAGGGACTGGTGGGAACTGGTTAGCGTTAATTATCGGATTCTTATGTTTAGGCATTTCAGTATTAACTTATTTACCATTCGTCATTGCAGCCAACAAAGTTGCTTTGAACAATGCGCAAAAGTAA
- a CDS encoding glycoside-pentoside-hexuronide (GPH):cation symporter has translation MKKLKDIKQYSSYAFGAFGHDAFYATLSTYFMIFVTSQLFDTKNAAFNAKMIGYVTSMMVVIRIVEIAFDPLIGGVVDNTRTRWGKFKPWLLIGSLISSVGLVMIFTNFGGLATNSPYLYLVLFAIVFVILDIFYSFKDIAFWSMLPALTVDSEKRTKFGAIARFGSTLGAQGVIIVIVPIVVFFSQMFSGTHGSEQTSAGWLGFAVVIGVVSFLGALATIIGTKEEKSAIRENTEKIRFRDVFKVIGKNDQLMWLSLSYFLFAFSYVITNSLLIYYFKYVMGRAAAFSTVGVITAILGVISVALFPTLVSLIHRRAIYLGGIAMMMLGYILFLFAGSNLVVVLIAVGLFFFPYPLVFLAALMTITDSVEYGQLKSGTRNESVTLAVRPLLDKLAGAFANGVVGIAAIHAGMTGNAKPSDITNGGLLQFKTYMFFVPMALLIVSALIFMAKIKLTEAKHAEIVSELEKKLD, from the coding sequence ATGAAAAAACTAAAAGATATCAAACAATATAGTTCATATGCATTCGGGGCATTTGGCCACGATGCTTTCTATGCAACACTTAGCACTTATTTTATGATTTTTGTTACTAGCCAATTATTCGATACAAAAAATGCCGCTTTTAATGCAAAAATGATCGGTTATGTCACTTCCATGATGGTTGTCATCCGGATTGTTGAAATCGCCTTTGATCCACTTATCGGTGGGGTAGTTGATAATACCCGGACTCGTTGGGGGAAATTTAAACCTTGGTTACTAATTGGTTCATTGATTAGTTCTGTTGGTTTAGTCATGATCTTCACGAACTTCGGTGGCTTAGCAACAAATAGCCCTTATTTATACTTAGTTCTTTTTGCAATCGTTTTCGTTATCTTGGATATCTTCTATTCATTTAAAGATATTGCATTTTGGTCAATGTTACCTGCTTTAACCGTTGATTCAGAAAAACGGACGAAGTTTGGGGCCATTGCTCGTTTTGGTTCAACGTTAGGTGCCCAAGGGGTAATCATCGTTATTGTGCCAATCGTAGTCTTCTTCTCACAAATGTTTTCAGGGACACATGGTAGCGAACAAACTAGCGCTGGTTGGTTAGGGTTTGCCGTTGTCATCGGTGTTGTTTCATTCTTAGGCGCTTTAGCAACGATTATCGGTACTAAAGAAGAAAAGAGTGCTATCCGTGAAAATACTGAAAAGATTCGTTTCCGCGATGTCTTCAAAGTAATCGGTAAAAATGATCAATTAATGTGGTTATCACTATCATATTTCTTGTTTGCTTTTAGTTACGTTATCACAAACTCACTTTTAATTTACTACTTCAAATACGTCATGGGTCGCGCTGCAGCCTTCTCAACAGTTGGTGTGATTACCGCTATCTTAGGGGTTATCTCAGTTGCCCTATTCCCAACTTTAGTATCATTGATTCACCGTCGTGCTATCTATCTTGGCGGGATTGCCATGATGATGCTTGGCTACATTCTCTTCTTATTTGCTGGTAGCAACTTAGTTGTTGTCTTAATCGCTGTTGGGTTATTCTTCTTCCCATACCCACTTGTTTTCTTAGCAGCTTTAATGACAATTACTGATAGTGTTGAATACGGTCAATTGAAGAGTGGGACACGTAACGAATCTGTTACGTTAGCCGTTCGCCCATTATTGGATAAATTAGCTGGTGCCTTTGCCAACGGTGTTGTTGGGATTGCCGCAATTCACGCAGGTATGACAGGTAACGCTAAACCAAGCGATATTACAAATGGTGGTTTATTACAATTCAAGACATACATGTTCTTCGTACCAATGGCTTTATTAATTGTTTCTGCTTTGATCTTCATGGCAAAAATTAAATTAACAGAAGCAAAACACGCAGAAATTGTCAGCGAATTGGAAAAGAAATTAGATTAA
- the abc-f gene encoding ribosomal protection-like ABC-F family protein — MGTIQFKQLTFNYPDQATPLFKDVTLQFDASWRLGLIGRNGRGKTTLLKLLQRQLEFEGQLKTDLDFHYFPQTVADPSQLARDVLMTLGQLDDSTFWQIERELNLLKVDLDCLWQPFNTLSPGEQTKALLALLFIDEHHFQLIDEPTNHLDQDGRDTVAHYLQQKTGFIVISHDRHFLNQVIDHVLSINRADITVQQGDYQTWQTTQEQQTQSEQHQNSLLKSEIKRLNQTAQQKSQWSQQAERGKNAGSVKNESANLDKGFIGHRAAKVMKRATTITARSEQAATEKQGLLKNVEITAPLTINNQPLKPQQIVLTATDLVLEQDGRALNQPLSFELKAGQQVTLTGANGTGKSTFIKALLALPEMQHQVSGQLTIAPRIKVSYLPQDFTQLSGSLADFAAARKVSLEQLLSTLRKLGFEREQFNHRLETMSMGQKRKAALARSLCEEAQFYVWDEPLNYLDVITREQLQTLIVQTRPTLLFIEHDRDFIDGVASQRYQLIPR; from the coding sequence ATGGGCACAATCCAATTCAAACAATTAACATTCAACTATCCAGATCAAGCAACTCCCCTTTTCAAAGACGTCACACTTCAATTCGATGCTAGCTGGCGCTTAGGCCTAATCGGGCGCAACGGCCGGGGCAAAACAACGCTGTTAAAACTACTTCAACGCCAATTAGAATTTGAGGGACAACTGAAAACGGATCTAGATTTTCACTATTTCCCACAAACCGTAGCTGATCCGAGTCAATTAGCCCGCGACGTTCTAATGACGCTCGGTCAATTAGATGACAGCACCTTTTGGCAAATTGAACGAGAACTCAATTTACTCAAAGTTGATCTCGACTGTCTCTGGCAACCATTCAACACGCTGAGTCCCGGCGAACAAACCAAGGCGCTCTTGGCGTTATTATTCATCGACGAGCATCATTTTCAACTCATCGATGAACCAACGAATCATCTCGATCAAGATGGTCGCGATACCGTGGCACACTATTTACAACAAAAAACAGGGTTCATCGTCATCAGCCATGACCGGCACTTTTTAAACCAAGTTATCGATCACGTTTTATCAATCAACCGGGCGGATATTACCGTCCAACAAGGCGATTATCAAACCTGGCAGACCACTCAGGAACAACAAACCCAATCCGAACAGCATCAAAACAGCCTGCTCAAAAGTGAAATCAAGCGGTTGAATCAAACGGCCCAACAAAAATCTCAGTGGTCCCAACAGGCTGAACGTGGTAAAAATGCGGGTAGTGTCAAAAATGAAAGTGCCAATCTCGATAAGGGCTTCATTGGACACCGCGCCGCTAAGGTAATGAAGCGCGCCACAACGATTACTGCTCGTAGTGAACAAGCGGCTACTGAAAAACAAGGTCTGCTCAAAAACGTTGAAATTACCGCACCACTGACGATTAACAATCAGCCTTTAAAGCCGCAACAAATCGTCCTAACCGCAACCGACCTAGTACTTGAACAAGATGGTCGCGCCCTAAATCAGCCGCTATCATTTGAACTAAAGGCCGGCCAACAAGTCACATTAACCGGCGCTAACGGTACGGGAAAATCAACCTTTATCAAAGCCTTACTCGCACTTCCTGAAATGCAGCATCAAGTCAGTGGGCAGTTGACCATTGCGCCGCGAATCAAGGTTTCTTATTTACCACAAGATTTTACACAGCTCAGTGGCTCACTAGCTGACTTTGCAGCCGCCAGGAAGGTATCACTAGAACAATTACTCTCAACTTTACGGAAACTGGGTTTTGAGCGGGAACAGTTCAACCACCGGCTTGAAACGATGAGTATGGGGCAAAAACGTAAGGCCGCCCTCGCTCGTTCGCTTTGTGAAGAAGCCCAATTTTATGTCTGGGACGAACCGTTAAACTACCTAGATGTCATTACGCGCGAACAACTCCAAACATTAATTGTCCAAACCCGCCCAACACTCTTGTTCATCGAACATGACCGCGATTTTATCGACGGTGTCGCTAGCCAACGTTATCAATTGATTCCACGCTAA